A DNA window from Loxodonta africana isolate mLoxAfr1 chromosome 7, mLoxAfr1.hap2, whole genome shotgun sequence contains the following coding sequences:
- the SERPINH1 gene encoding serpin H1: protein MRALLLISTFCFLAMALAAEVKKPAAAAAAPGTPEKLSPKAATLAERSAGLAFSLYQAMAKDQAVENILLSPVVVASSLGLVSLGGKATTASQAKAVLSAEQLRDEEVHAGLGELLRSFSNNTARNVTWKLGSRLYGPSSVSFADDFVRSSKQHYNCEHSKINFRDKRSALQSINEWAAQTTDGKLPEVTKDVERTDGALLVNAMFFKPHWDERFHHKMVDNRGFMVTRSYTVGVTMMHRTGLYNYYDDEKEKLQIVEMPLAHKLSSLIILMPHHVEPLERLEKLLTKEQLKMWMGKMQKKAVAISLPKGVVEVTHDLQKHLAGLGLTEAIDKNKADLSRMSGKKDLYLASVYHAAAFEWDTEGNPFDQDIYGREELRSPKLFYADHPFIFLVRDTQSGSLLFIGRLVRPKGDKMRDEL, encoded by the exons ATGCGGGCCCTTCTGCTCATCAGCACCTTCTGTTTCCTGGCCATGGCCCTGGCTGCTGAGGTGAAGAAGCCGGCTGCAGCAGCCGCAGCTCCTGGCACCCCAGAGAAGCTGAGCCCTAAGGCAGCCACACTGGCTGAGCGCAGTGCTGGCCTGGCCTTCAGTCTGTACCAGGCTATGGCCAAGGACCAGGCAGTGGAGAATATCCTGCTGTCGCCCGTGGTGGTGGCCTCATCGCTGGGGCTTGTGTCGTTGGGTGGCAAGGCGACCACGGCATCACAGGCCAAGGCAGTGCTGAGTGCAGAGCAGCTGCGTGACGAGGAGGTACACGCGGGCCTGGGTGAGCTGCTGCGTTCGTTCAGCAACAACACTGCGCGCAATGTGACCTGGAAGCTGGGCAGCCGGCTGTATGGGCCCAGCTCGGTGAGCTTTGCCGATGACTTTGTGCGCAGCAGCAAACAGCACTACAACTGTGAGCACTCCAAGATCAACTTCCGCGACAAGCGCAGCGCCCTACAGTCCATCAATGAGTGGGCCGCGCAGACCACCGACGGCAAGCTGCCTGAGGTCACCAAAGACGTGGAGCGCACAGACGGCGCCCTGCTGGTCAACGCCATGTTCTTTAAGC CACACTGGGACGAGAGATTCCATCACAAGATGGTGGACAACCGTGGCTTCATGGTGACCCGTTCCTATACTGTGGGTGTCACGATGATGCATCGCACAG GCCTCTACAACTACTATGATGATGAGAAGGAGAAGCTGCAAATTGTGGAGATGCCCCTGGCCCACAAGCTCTCCAGCCTCATCATCCTCATGCCCCACCACGTGGAGCCCCTCGAGCGCCTTGAAAAGCTGCtgaccaaggagcagctgaagaTGTGGATGGGGAAGATGCAGAAGAAGGCTGTGGCCATCTCGCTGCCCAAGGGTGTGGTGGAGGTGACCCACGACCTGCAG AAACACCTGGCTGGCCTGGGCCTGACTGAGGCCATCGACAAGAACAAGGCAGACCTGTCGCGTATGTCGGGCAAGAAGGACCTGTACCTGGCCAGCGTGTACCATGCCGCTGCCTTTGAGTGGGACACAGAGGGCAACCCTTTTGACCAGGACATCTACGGGCGTGAGGAGCTACGCAGCCCCAAGCTGTTCTACGCTGACCACCCCTTCATCTTCCTGGTGCGAGACACCCAGAGTGGCTCCCTGCTGTTCATTGGGCGCCTGGTCCGGCCCAAGGGTGACAAGATGCGTGATGAGTTGTAG